The DNA segment TCCAGGATACGCGTGACGTTTCAGTCTGTCGTACAGATCGTCTTTCGTGCCGTATATACTGGCGTTGGAACGAGCGAGACTGTTCATTTTACCATTGTGTAAACTCTCTGAAAAGTGCAAAGTCTCGTTAACACTCGGTTTTCGTGCTTTGCGTCCCGCGTTGCTTACCTTTCATGTAAGTCTCGTTGTAAAAGTTGGGCATTTCCCAACCGTCCTCTTCGTCGTCGTAATAGTGCGCGTAAGTGCTGTGATGCGACGGTGCTATGGACTCCGCGTACGGCGTGGGAGCACCGTAATAGAAGTTCACTTGCGACCCGTTCTGATCGGTCGCTGGCGTGAGCATCTTCTTGGGCTCCTTCTTTCGAGAAGCTCTGTAGAAACAATTTCGTTGTTTCACGACAAACGATATCCCttcaaaaaaaaagaagaacgaAGTATACTGACCTGACGCAGATCATCCACACCAACAGGACAACGAATATGATCAAGATAACACCACCAGCGATGCCACCCGTGATGTAGAAGAACTCGGATTTCTCAGTGCACCGCTTTCCAGTGAAGCTACCGCTGCATCTACACGATGGTTGTCCTCGCGAGTCCTTCAAGCACACCCCCTCGTTGTCACAGTAGCCCATGCAGACGTCCGTGCATTCGGTACCAGTTCCGTTGTAACCTGGCTTACACTCACACTTGAAGTCGCTGGTTTCGGGTATCAGCAGACAGTACGCGTTCGCGTCGCAGTGCATCTCAGCGTCGCTGGTTTCGCATGGGTTAGTACAGTCAGCTTTGTTCGTCTAATTGAAACAGAGAAACCAgcatttcgcaaatatctcggaAATTAAGGCCGTgcggcggttatatgtataaGCATTTACCGCTGATGTTCCTTTGGTGCTGGTATTGGGTGGACAGGGTATGCAGAAGGTCTGCTGAGGCTCCGACTGATAGGTTCCCTTCTTGCACTCCATGCATTCGTTCAGGGTTCCGTTCAGATAAGTTCCCGGATCGCAGACGGGAAGGGAGCACTCCTCGATGGCCGCTGAGCCCATGTTTGGCGTTGTCCTGCCCACAGGGCACGCCTGGCAAGCAGCCTGAACCCCTTGGGTGCGGTAGCTTCCGCGTGGGCAAGGCTCGCACTTGCCTTCGACGGCCAGCTGCTGTCCAGAGCCGCATTCGTCTCTGCATTCCTCGCGGGACACCGCCTCGGGTGTCCTGGTGGTCTTACCCAGGCCGCACAGCAAGCAGGAGAAGCTGCCTTCGTTGGGCTGATAGAAACCGTGGCCGCAGCTTCGACAGAGCCCAGCCACGTCGTCGTAATACTTTCCAGCTGGGCAGCGCTCTTTGCAGTCGGCTGCACTTCTGGCGCCTGGTCCAACCGTCACGCTAGGACGTCCGGCTATCACGGGGCAGGAACTGCACTTCAGTTGCCCTGACTCGCTTTGGTAGCTGCCCACTGGGCAGGACAGGCACTGCTTCGTTTCTTCGTCGTAGTACGTTCCCACAGCGCACGGCACTGCGGACGAGATGGAAACGAAGTTATTCTACGCGTATCAGTGAATTTGAACATTCCACAAAGTTAACCTACCCCTGTGCTGTGATCACAAATGCCAGAAGACGAGTTACTACACTCGTGTTCGAAGAAATCTTTGGTGGTTAAATGCTTACCGCAATCTGGCGCCATAACGACCTGTCCCACTGGGCAGTCGTAGTCAGATTCAAGAATCAGGGATGCTGGATCAGGTACAGTGTTCGGCAAGATGTAGTGAACGTCGAATTGATCTTCCTCCAGGATCAGTCTCTCCAATAAGGCCTGGACGGTCGCCCTCTCGTTCGAGTTAGCGTTCAAAATCGGATCGCTATAAAATACAGAGGACTGTTAACGAACTGGGAACCGATAGATCGTCTGTTTTAGCGATAGGTGAAGGAGAGTATGCGCAAATATGTACAGCCGTTATCTTAAGGCGAAGGTAACCAGGCAGACTTTCCATTGGATCCTCAGCAAGACGCAACCTTATCGACACCTATTAATTATGTACCTACGTAATGCTTAATGCTCAAGACGTCCTGGAATTCTAATATACAACATGGACGACGCCAAGTGTCATTGTAGCTTTTCTGTTATATTGACAACCTAAGCTGTTTGGTATCGATGAATCAGAATGTACCCGAGGATTCATGAAGGTATTCAAGCCTGATGGGAATGCTCATCAGTGCTCATAAAATGTCGTCAACCCAACAGCTTGGTTTCCAGTCAGGTGTTACGCCGTTACGTTGTTATTTCACTATCTTATCGTTGGTACCTACTTAAGTACCCATATGAATATGTCCCATTTATACTAATCGGTCGTGTATGAACAGTTAGTAAACAACGTGCATACCAATCGGTTAGGGTCGACTTTATCTTTGTTCATTTACGCGACAACTTATTTAAATCGACCCTGTTCGAGTTTCTTCTAGTACATGGACACGGAGAAAATTGCTAGTTACTTATGACTCGTTACATTTACGATCTGTTCAGGTTTATAAACAGATCAAACTCAACTGGCCATTTAAGGCAACCGAGACGGCTTTCTCGTTTCTTGAAAGCGAAGATAGGAAACCGGTTAGTGGCGATAGCTTTGACCCGGCAACCTGCGGGGCCAGTTGATTTTGACCCGACCGCAATAAGGTTATGATAGAGTAACATATTTCCTTTTCTCCGTATGCCCCTCATGCATTGCCGTCTAGTATGGTATATTCATGGTCGCGAATGGATTTATAAGAATGTGAGATGATGCCGGATATAACCGAGATGACGAGGACACATGTACAATGATATGTTTCGCACGTGGCATAAATCGAGCTGTCCTTACTTTATCGCTGGGAACGAGATCTCCACCTCGTAGGTATCGCTGCCTTGCCGCGCTTGTCTCGTTCTACGATGCAACACAAGTAACAAATTGCTCAGTACTAATTTAGGTCTTTGAACGAAGTCTGATTGAAGCTTGACTGCAAGCTAATGCTAGATAGCTAACTGAGTAATTCTCCCGTCGATAGGAACGTCGGGACTCACTTATGAGACGCAATTTTCAAAATAGAGAAGCGTATGCAATTTAACGAATCGAAACGTGGATACTTACGGTTCAGCTGGTACTACCGCGGAAATTATGTAAGTTCCGCCATCTTCTTCGTTGGTATCTCTGGTGGAGCGTACACGGTGATCGCATTGAACGTCGATGTTAAGATCCTTGCATTCACGAGTTCCTGCAAATATTAAATCAAGATTAAGTATCGAGGAAAGCCTGAGCGATAACGATGACGTACCTTCGTAAGAATACGAACAGAAGTTCCAGTCCCTGTTCAAGGAATTTACAGCATCCCGAACCTTCTTCTTGAGCACTCCTTGACCAGCTTCGTTACATAGAACCGACGTGGGGAAATTCATTTTAATTCTGAATACACGCTGAGCTGCTGTTGCACCTGAGTAAAATAAGAAACGTTGTATACCGAAATAATCAACAACTGGAAAGACAATGTCAGAAGAATAGGATGTAACATTACTTGTGCAAGCAGGGTACACCAAGGGGAGAGATGGATCATTGGTTGGCCTCCAGAAGCCTTCTGCTCCACAAGTGTAGAATTTAGGCACCTCTTGAGAGAACCTGAGGCCAGTGTTGCAGAAGATTTCACACACTTTGAACTGACCACCGGAGCCCCAATCCTTGCATTGTTGAGTACCTCCAATTGGATCAGCCAATTCCGGACAGAAGTCAGCTAAAGAATAAAACATGATCAATACTATCCAACTACACTTCATTAAAACACCAGGAATAAAAGATGacttacacaggacataaacttTGAAGTTGCAACTAGCAGAATTACCAGCCTGATCGTAAGCCACGTAGCTGATATCATAGGTACCCCACATCAATGTTTGCCCAGATTTGTGTCCATTTTTCTCTTGAACCTTCACTATGCCGACATTATCGGTAAATCGTGGTTCGTCCCAGGTGACAATAGACGAACCGTTCTTGGCGATTACCCAAAGGTCGCCTGGACAGTGTTCGACCTTTGGTGGAATCTTGTCAGACTCCAATTGCTGACACTTGCTGCCACCGTAGCCAGGTGGGCACACTCTTTGACCACAGTGCGATGGTACAACTCTTTCCACGCCCCCAATTGTTTCGTCGTATCCTGCCCAAGTCAACACCAAGTCTTGGTAGAGGACAGGTTCGGTGCGACAGTCGCGTACTTGTTTCTGTATTTCGTTAGTCACGTGCAAGGCTCTACTCCAGATTTGAACCTTGGTTAGATGCCCTTGGAACCCGGATTCGGTGTAGCCCTTTGCGTTTTCGCTTTGTGGTTTTCCTAGAACTGCCCAGGCACTGAAAGAAATTGTGTCAATTAAACACTTAAGCGATCACTTTCATTACAAGTCACACCTTTGTTGATTTTTATACAGATAGTAAACTCACTAAGCTGGTAGAGATCTGCCACTTCCATATCCCTCGGTTTTACTGGCAATTAATCCTTCTGTGATGAGAACTAATTCACCGCCATTTTCACCGTTCCAAACTACAGCAACGTGATGCCACTGACCGTCGTTGATCGTTGCGTATTCTCTAAACGGTAGATAAACGTCTTGCAGATCATGGAACAAGGATACTTGGACACCGTTACTGTGTGCTTGGACCATGAGTCTGCGGTTTATCGGGACATGAGGCGAGCTGTACACGAAACAGTTCGTAATTAGAACGCAACATATCAATAGTTTTGATTCCAATTGTTATTGAGTACTTACCTCACGGCATAAAGGGTGAAGAATATTCCGGCCTCATCTTTTTGGGTGTACTGTACCCACATAGCTACGGTTAGGCTCTTCCTTGCTCCGGTGAAGAAAGGAATCACTTGTGCGGCGCTGCTACGCGCTGGATCGCTGAAGTATAAGTCGTAATCCACTTGGATTGCTGTAAGAATGTGATTAATTGTGTGTTACCCAAAGTGAAATAGTTATTACAAGAAGCACGATGCTTACATTTCCTACAATCGTCGCCAGTTAAGTTGAACGGACATTGGCAGAAGAATTTCCCGGTGAGATCGATGCACGTTGCTGATGGAGGACACGAGTTCTCTTTGCAATCGATTATGTCCTCCTCGCAAGTTTTGCCTGTATATCCAGGTGGACAAACGCAAGCGAACCCAGGACCATCGTCGACGCAGGTGGCTCCATTTTTGCAAGCACCAGCTTGGCAGGCATCGTATTCGTACTGACACCCGATTCCAGTGTAGTCATCTGGACACGTGCAATTGAGTCCTGAGCCAAAATCTTGGCAACGTCCATTGTGCATGCATGGGTTACCAATGCAACGCTCCGGTGCAGTCTCGCATtgctttccgtcagttcctgacGGGCATCTACAACATTCAAGACAGGATTGTAAACAATGCGCCATTTGTTTGTTAAACAACGAGCTACCTTACGTCGTTGCAATACTTACACGCAGAAGTAATCCATGAACAAGTCAACGCATGCAGCGTCGTTTTGGCAAGGATGGTTCTGGCACATTCCAACGTCGATCTCGCAGTGAACACCGGTCCAGCCTTCTGGGCACATGCACTTGAATCCGCCAACCTCGTCTCTGCATGTAGCACCATTCAAACAAGGACCAGAGCTACAATCGTCGATGTTAATCTCGCACGCAGCGCCAGTGTAGCCTTCGCGACAGTGACACACGAACGTGTTGTCAAGATCAACGCAACGATCCGTCCCGACTGGGCTGCAAGGGTCGCTGAGACACTCGTCCAGCTCAGCCTCGCATTGGAGTCCAACGAAACCTGGCCTGCACTTGCAGACGAATCCCTCCAATTGATCTAAGCAAGTTCCTCCGTTCTGACAGGGTTCTGAGGAACAGTCGTCGATCGTGTGCTGACACTGTTTGCCCGTATACCCTGGTTCGCAAGTGCAAGTGAATCCGTCTATTTGGTCGATGCATTGGCCATTGTTGCGGCACGGTTTGTTGGAGCATTCGTTGATGTTCGTCTCGCAGGCTGAGCCAGTCCATCCTGGATGGCAGATGCACTCGTGGCTGAACAAGTTATCCACGCAGATACCGTTCAAGCAAGGATTGCCCGAGCACAAGTCGATCTTCTCGTGGCATCGTTTGCCAGTGAATCCAGGCGGACAGTCGCAGCTGAAGTCAGCCACCAAGTCCGTGCAGTTGGCTCCCAGCAAACAGGGTTTCTCCGCACAATCGTCCGTGTTGATCTCGCAGCTCTGACCTTCCCATCCTGGCACACAGTCGCATTTGTAGCGACCTTGTTGCAGGGCCACGCAAGTCGCGCCGTTGTTGCAAGGATTTCCGCTCGCCGTGCAAGGATTTATCTGCAATTACAACACAGTGTTACGAACAGTTAAGATACGTGATACTTCGAACGATAAATAAACTTACAGTGATGTCGCAATCGACGCCAGTGTATCCAGACCTGCACAGACACGTGTAGTTGCTGAAGCCGGGCTCGTCTTTGCACATTGCCCTTTCAGGGCAAGTGTCGTTCGTGCAATCGGACTTTTCCTCCTGACAATTGATTCCAGAGTACCCATTGGCGCATTGACACCTATATCCCTGCGGCAAGTCTATGCAAGTGGCGCCGTTGTAACACGGTTGAGACGCGCATTCGTCGATATCGATTTCACAACGCCTTCCTGAGAATCCAGCAGGGCACAGACACTGAACACCGTGGCCTATGGGCACGCACAAGCCTCCATGCTGGCATACACTGTCGGTACACTGCACCGGCTTGCACTCTTCACGACCAAGCGCGCCTGGTCCGTCGGTGTACATATTCGTCGGACACTCGACACACGTAGTCGCTCCGTGTTGCGGCTGGAAGAAGTCTTTTGGACACTGAGCACACGGGGCCAGTCCTGTGTCGGAGTACATGCCTGGAGAACACTTTGCTCTGCATCGATCGCGTCCTGGCGCGGCTGGTTGATAGGTGAACGTTCCGGCTGGACAGGTCTGACAGTCCTTGTATCCACCGATTGGTGGCTCGCCGGTGTAGCTGTTCCTAGGACACTCCAGACACGGTACTAGACCAGTGGGAGAATATGTACCGTACCCACAAACCGGTATGCAGTCGTCTATGCTCTTCGAACCCTCCTCCCTTGTGTATGTACCGAATGGGCACCGCAAACAAGAGCCCTGACGATCGCTGTTCTGATAGAAACCTTTGGGACACGATGTGCACTGCTTTTGCTTTTCTCCGGCGAAAGTGCCAGCTGGACAGTGCACTGCAATGGAAAATATTTCGTTTAATCTCGTACGATACGGGAAAATTGCACAGTTACGATCGATTACTCACAACATCGTGGAACATCGTTGGTGTCCATGTTCAAAACCTCGCCAATGCTGCATGTGAAACCCCGCGTGATAGACGACTTCAGAGCCCGAAGCGGTGGACACTGATTTCCGATAGAAGACACGTTCAACAAAGGCTCTATAACTGCGCTAGTGGAAGGAACTGACAGATCGAAGATTAGGTTCAACGTCGAGCCACAAAGATCGTACAGCTGAGGCTGGCGTACAGCAGGAACGACAACGAGAACGAAGTCCATctgaaatttataaataattcatGGTTAATGCGATGAGATCGACAGGGAAGATACTTTTCAAAGTGTGGGTGCTCACCTTCAAGACGTTTTCTTCGAGCAAGTACGGAACAGACCTCACAAACGACACGTTCATGTTTACGTTGACAGCAGAACAACGTTGAGTCAGGATATTATTCAGGTCCATATAGTACTGGGACATCAGATCCTGGTACTGTGGTAGACAGGACCTCGAAACGGCGCCGTTAGCGCGATATGTTACCGCAGCGACGACATGGTAGTTTGCCTGTTGAGTGTCTGTTAAACGAGAATTTATTTAAAGCTCTGGTCGAATGGCACCTGGAACTGGAGGAAGGAAGACTTACTTTCAGAGACACAGTCGGGGACGACGGAAGCTGGAGTCCAATGCTTGTTGACATCACAGGTGAACGTCTTTACAGGAGCACCATCGGTGAACCTGAAACCGTTCTTGCAAGTTGCTATGCACTGCTGACCTTTGTCACCAGGAACGCATTTCAGTCCTCCGTTGGCTGGTGGTTTCAACTCCCAGTCCACGCATGGCGTTGCTTGCACCGACACTTGGAAATGGCAGGATGCTCTGTTGCCGCTCGCGTCCGTCGCGTAAACCGTTACGTTTTCGAAGCTGCCGATCGGTATCACCGCTCTTTCCGGCACGAAcgtgatcttcactggaccagaAGGATCAGTGGCGTTGATTCGCCTTCGAGTCTCGTTGAAATTGACCGTGTAACTCTCCTGCTTGTCGACTAGCTCGATCACGTAACTCTGTGGGCAGCTGAGCTTCGGTGGTGTTACGTCTGCAAAGGGTGTTACAGTGATAAGTGAATGTTATTCTTACGAATCGAAGTGAGAAACCAGGTGGTATACAGACCAGGTACGGTGATGTTGATCTCGCAAATGGCGACGTTCCCGTCGTAATCGAACGCCACGTATTTAACCACAGTGTCTTCGAACACGCGTAATGGCGTCCTGAAGCTGCGAGGCTTCACTTCGAGTCGCGCGATGCTACCGCTGTTGTCGATGGCTGTTGGTTCAGTGAAGTTCACGGGCAACAACCCGCCATCGGCTCCCTTCTGCACCACTATCGGTTGTTGAGGGCAATTTTGGAACACCGGAGGTTCGTTGTCAACGCAAGGAGAGAAACCATAATCGTAGCCCAACAACGGTTCCGCCACGGGTTCCTCGCACCCCATTAACTCGAACTTCAGACAAGCGGTGTCCATGTAACTGACGATACCCAAGATCACGAAGCGCGCTTGGACGTATTTGGGTAAAGTGATCATCGCCAGTTCGCCGTAGTTGCCAGGATCTCGCATCGTCAGGTTGAAATTGGGGAAATAGACCACGTAATTCTCCACCTCGGCTTGCTTGTAGAAGAATCTGATCTCCGTTGGTCTTCCAACGATGTCGTTCGTCACCACGCCTTTAACCAGGATCGCCTTCACTCTGAATACCTGGCCCAAATCTACGCTAACATAAGTGAACGCCTCCTGCTTGCCGCACCAGCCTGTCACCGAGTTCAGACGAACGTTTTTCGCTTCATAGTTCGGTTTCTCAGAGGTGGCGTTGATGGCAGAGTCTGGAATGCGCCCGGAGGCTAATCCCAGAGGTTTCACGACTTTGCATTCCGGCTCCCGGACGCAgacgataggtcttggattaatGAGAATGTATCCTGGTCTGCTGCAACCGAACTGAACCTCGGATCCTTGCTCGTAGCTCCTGGCTACTTGGTAGCCGTCGCTTGGCCGACCAGGGTCTTCGCAAACGGGACCTTCGCATCGTAGATTACCAAAGTCCCAAATACCATTCGCTTGACATCTGACGACGTTATCGTGATGATTCGTTTGACCAGCCAGTTTGAACGTGTCTTGACAGCCGAAGTAGAAGGATGACTGGTATTTGGTATCCAAGTACTGGCCGTACTCGGCCCCAGGAGTAGGCAAAGGCTTTCCACAGTCAGCTCGAGGACAGGCTGGCTGCGATCCCGAGAGCCAGTATTCtggtaaaccaggtttcggatcGTAGACGCATTGTCGGAAGCCTGAAGTGGCTGTGTTCCTCAGATATCGTCCATTACTACCACACTTCAGCGTGACGTTTTGCTTGAAGGGTACCAGGACACTTGCTTCATCGGTACGAAGAACCGACAGACCCTCGTTTTTGTCGTCTGGTAGAGACACACACTTTGCATCTGGAGAGATTATGACCATTAGTGACTTGTCAGATATAAGTTATTTCGACTGCAATTGGTTACTTACACTGACACTCTGGTGTGGTTCCATTCCAAGCTCCACTAGAAGTACATACGACAGCCGAGGAACCGGACAACacgtaaccaaaattacattgaaatttgaCCAAGTCGCCAAAGTGATGTTGTTGCTATAAACAAAATCATAATAACAGTCATAGTGGCGTCGCTTTGAGTGTGCATATTAGATACATACCTTAGTCGACAAGAGTTTTCCATTTTCCGGCACGGATATGGATGGACACATAACCGGCACGCAAGTCTTGTTCTTCTGATACAAATCACCATCTCTATCGCCAGTTTCGTACTTTTCGATGTTAAATCCGGCTGTCCCGTTGCTCTTGTACAACTCGAAACCCGTGTTGCACATGCAGGCATAGCTGCCAGGGTTGTTGATGCACTTTTGGTGGCAGCCGCCATTGTTGACGGCGCACTCGTTGATGTCGGTGCACTCCAGGCGAGTACATCCCATTATTTCGAGCTTCATGCATGGCGCTCCGACGTAGTCCTGTATCCTGAACCTTATGAAGCGTGCTTCGATGGACACTGGCAGATTCAAGACGGAAAGAATGGGCGCCTGTATTCTGAACTCTACCGGAGTTCCGTCAGGATTCGTGTAGTCTTTGAAGGTGTCTGTCAAGTCGTCTGTATATTGAATTCGGACTGCTGAAGTGTACGCTATATTGCCATCTACTCTCGCAACGCCTTGCGTTCGGAAACCACGAATGATCGTTGGTGCTTTCATGTCGATCATCACCCAGTTCGTCCCGGGTTCGATGTTGTTACCGCACCAGCCATCACCGTTGTTCAGACGGACACCCTTAAAGTCAAAGAACTGGTTACATCGTGCTTCAATTAAATACCAAAGTACCGCTGTATTTGGACTTAATGACTTACAGTCTTGGCGTATCCATTCTCAGAGCTTGAAACGGTGATTGACTCATCAGGGATACCGCCATTAATAAGCCCAAGATCACCTATAGGCCTGCACTCCATAGTAGGAGCGAAACCTGGCTTGCACTTGCAGGTGAATGCACCAGCGTTGTTTATGCACTCGGTGGAAGCCAAGTCGCACTGACTCGACGCACACTCGTTTATATCTGAAACACCGGAGTCCGCGGATAAAGAAGAATCAAAAATAGGATGGTGAACAGTCGATTCGTACCTTCGCAGGTTGGAACGTTATCGAATCTCTGATCGGGCCCACACTGTATGATGTTGGACCCAGAAAGCTTATAGCCCCTGTTGCATTGCACCCTGGCATCGTCGCCGTACAAGTAGTCCCTGGTTGAATCGACGACGAAACCATTCTTGATCGTAGGCAGTAATGGGCATTTCGCTCCTACACGCCAAAGTATCGTCAATCGAAACGAGGCGTCAGATTTTGCAACCAAACACCCTTGAATCTAAATAGATACTCACGAGAACACGTTGGCACCTCGTCGGACCATGTTCCGTTGCTCATGCAGAGAATCACGGGATGTCCGCTTCTGACGTATCCTGGCTCGCATTCGAACCTAACGATCGTTCCGTAACTGCGACCGCCTCCGTTCAGAATGGTAATG comes from the Colletes latitarsis isolate SP2378_abdomen chromosome 7, iyColLati1, whole genome shotgun sequence genome and includes:
- the Uif gene encoding sushi, von Willebrand factor type A, EGF and pentraxin domain-containing protein uif isoform X4: MLIRELAAVWVAVLLCHLQLTESQIPATNVFTCPNGWELRGIHCYKFFNIRHSWEKAAELCRRYGSELMVVESYSENNMSASMIGRHLDRYWLGLASLDDLRTNTLESAAGMLVSQYAGFWASKQPNPQSGECVDVALMDDRQTWELTTCESLLPFMCRANACPAGSFHCSNGKCVNAAFRCDKQDDCGDYSDEIDCPANCQFYMASSGDVVESPNYPHKYAPLSNCKWTLEGPQGHNILLQFQEFETEKSFDIVQILVGGRTEEKSVNLATLSGKQELSNKLFVSASNFMIIKFSTDSSVERKGFRASWKTEPQTCGGVLRATPQGQVLTSPGYPQNYPGGLECLYILQAQPGRIMSLEIEDLDLEMNRDYILIRDGDSPMSRPIERLTGKSEDNPAVIMSTGNNLYLYFKTSLGDSRRGFSIRYTQGCKATIIARNGTVQSPSFGLNDYPNNQECMYRVKNPQGRPLSLKFINFNVHKTDFVQIYDGSNTNGLRLHPGNGFTSNTRPKITLTAESGEMLVRFTSDALHSSPGWQAEFSADCPYLQSGEGALASSRDTAFGTQVTFSCPLGQEFATGKPKITTECLPGGNWSVTYIPKCQEVYCGPVPQIDNGFSIGSSNVTYKGLATYQCYAGFAFPTGRPTEKISCMADGRWEKKPSCLASQCSPLPEAPHSNITILNGGGRSYGTIVRFECEPGYVRSGHPVILCMSNGTWSDEVPTCSRAKCPLLPTIKNGFVVDSTRDYLYGDDARVQCNRGYKLSGSNIIQCGPDQRFDNVPTCEDINECASSQCDLASTECINNAGAFTCKCKPGFAPTMECRPIGDLGLINGGIPDESITVSSSENGYAKTGVRLNNGDGWCGNNIEPGTNWVMIDMKAPTIIRGFRTQGVARVDGNIAYTSAVRIQYTDDLTDTFKDYTNPDGTPVEFRIQAPILSVLNLPVSIEARFIRFRIQDYVGAPCMKLEIMGCTRLECTDINECAVNNGGCHQKCINNPGSYACMCNTGFELYKSNGTAGFNIEKYETGDRDGDLYQKNKTCVPVMCPSISVPENGKLLSTKQQHHFGDLVKFQCNFGYVLSGSSAVVCTSSGAWNGTTPECQYAKCVSLPDDKNEGLSVLRTDEASVLVPFKQNVTLKCGSNGRYLRNTATSGFRQCVYDPKPGLPEYWLSGSQPACPRADCGKPLPTPGAEYGQYLDTKYQSSFYFGCQDTFKLAGQTNHHDNVVRCQANGIWDFGNLRCEGPVCEDPGRPSDGYQVARSYEQGSEVQFGCSRPGYILINPRPIVCVREPECKVVKPLGLASGRIPDSAINATSEKPNYEAKNVRLNSVTGWCGKQEAFTYVSVDLGQVFRVKAILVKGVVTNDIVGRPTEIRFFYKQAEVENYVVYFPNFNLTMRDPGNYGELAMITLPKYVQARFVILGIVSYMDTACLKFELMGCEEPVAEPLLGYDYGFSPCVDNEPPVFQNCPQQPIVVQKGADGGLLPVNFTEPTAIDNSGSIARLEVKPRSFRTPLRVFEDTVVKYVAFDYDGNVAICEINITVPDVTPPKLSCPQSYVIELVDKQESYTVNFNETRRRINATDPSGPVKITFVPERAVIPIGSFENVTVYATDASGNRASCHFQVSVQATPCVDWELKPPANGGLKCVPGDKGQQCIATCKNGFRFTDGAPVKTFTCDVNKHWTPASVVPDCVSENTQQANYHVVAAVTYRANGAVSRSCLPQYQDLMSQYYMDLNNILTQRCSAVNVNMNVSFVRSVPYLLEENVLKMDFVLVVVPAVRQPQLYDLCGSTLNLIFDLSVPSTSAVIEPLLNVSSIGNQCPPLRALKSSITRGFTCSIGEVLNMDTNDVPRCLHCPAGTFAGEKQKQCTSCPKGFYQNSDRQGSCLRCPFGTYTREEGSKSIDDCIPVCGYGTYSPTGLVPCLECPRNSYTGEPPIGGYKDCQTCPAGTFTYQPAAPGRDRCRAKCSPGMYSDTGLAPCAQCPKDFFQPQHGATTCVECPTNMYTDGPGALGREECKPVQCTDSVCQHGGLCVPIGHGVQCLCPAGFSGRRCEIDIDECASQPCYNGATCIDLPQGYRCQCANGYSGINCQEEKSDCTNDTCPERAMCKDEPGFSNYTCLCRSGYTGVDCDITINPCTASGNPCNNGATCVALQQGRYKCDCVPGWEGQSCEINTDDCAEKPCLLGANCTDLVADFSCDCPPGFTGKRCHEKIDLCSGNPCLNGICVDNLFSHECICHPGWTGSACETNINECSNKPCRNNGQCIDQIDGFTCTCEPGYTGKQCQHTIDDCSSEPCQNGGTCLDQLEGFVCKCRPGFVGLQCEAELDECLSDPCSPVGTDRCVDLDNTFVCHCREGYTGAACEINIDDCSSGPCLNGATCRDEVGGFKCMCPEGWTGVHCEIDVGMCQNHPCQNDAACVDLFMDYFCVCPSGTDGKQCETAPERCIGNPCMHNGRCQDFGSGLNCTCPDDYTGIGCQYEYDACQAGACKNGATCVDDGPGFACVCPPGYTGKTCEEDIIDCKENSCPPSATCIDLTGKFFCQCPFNLTGDDCRKSIQVDYDLYFSDPARSSAAQVIPFFTGARKSLTVAMWVQYTQKDEAGIFFTLYAVSSPHVPINRRLMVQAHSNGVQVSLFHDLQDVYLPFREYATINDGQWHHVAVVWNGENGGELVLITEGLIASKTEGYGSGRSLPAYAWAVLGKPQSENAKGYTESGFQGHLTKVQIWSRALHVTNEIQKQVRDCRTEPVLYQDLVLTWAGYDETIGGVERVVPSHCGQRVCPPGYGGSKCQQLESDKIPPKVEHCPGDLWVIAKNGSSIVTWDEPRFTDNVGIVKVQEKNGHKSGQTLMWGTYDISYVAYDQAGNSASCNFKVYVLSDFCPELADPIGGTQQCKDWGSGGQFKVCEIFCNTGLRFSQEVPKFYTCGAEGFWRPTNDPSLPLVYPACTSATAAQRVFRIKMNFPTSVLCNEAGQGVLKKKVRDAVNSLNRDWNFCSYSYEGTRECKDLNIDVQCDHRVRSTRDTNEEDGGTYIISAVVPAEPDPILNANSNERATVQALLERLILEEDQFDVHYILPNTVPDPASLILESDYDCPVGQVVMAPDCVPCAVGTYYDEETKQCLSCPVGSYQSESGQLKCSSCPVIAGRPSVTVGPGARSAADCKERCPAGKYYDDVAGLCRSCGHGFYQPNEGSFSCLLCGLGKTTRTPEAVSREECRDECGSGQQLAVEGKCEPCPRGSYRTQGVQAACQACPVGRTTPNMGSAAIEECSLPVCDPGTYLNGTLNECMECKKGTYQSEPQQTFCIPCPPNTSTKGTSATNKADCTNPCETSDAEMHCDANAYCLLIPETSDFKCECKPGYNGTGTECTDVCMGYCDNEGVCLKDSRGQPSCRCSGSFTGKRCTEKSEFFYITGGIAGGVILIIFVVLLVWMICVRASRKKEPKKMLTPATDQNGSQVNFYYGAPTPYAESIAPSHHSTYAHYYDDEEDGWEMPNFYNETYMKESLHNGKMNSLARSNASIYGTKDDLYDRLKRHAYPGKKDKSDSDSEGQ